The following are from one region of the Camelus ferus isolate YT-003-E chromosome 13, BCGSAC_Cfer_1.0, whole genome shotgun sequence genome:
- the MFAP2 gene encoding microfibrillar-associated protein 2 isoform X3 codes for MRAAYLFLVFLPDNPDYYDYQEVTPRPPEEQFQFQSQQQVQQEVIPAPTLEPGNVETEPTEPGPLDCREEQYPCTRLYSIHKPCKQCLNEVCFYSLRRVYVVNKEICVRTVCAHEELLRADLCRDKFSKCGVMASSGLCQSVAIACARSCGGC; via the exons ATGAGAGCTGCCTACCTCTTCCTGGTATTTCTGCCTG aCAACCCTGACTACTATGATTATCAAG AGGTGACTCCTCGGCCCCCCGAGGAGCAGTTCCAGTTCCAGTCCCAGCAGCAAGTACAGCAGGAAGTAATCCCAGCCCCCACCTTAG AACCAGGAAATGTAGAGACGGAGCCCACGGAGCCTGGGCCTCTGG ACTGCCGCGAGGAGCAGTACCCGTGTACCCGCCTCTACTCCATACATAAGCCTTGCAAACAGTGTCTCAACGAGGTCTGCTTCTACAG CCTCCGCCGCGTGTATGTGGTCAACAAGGAGATCTGTGTCCGCACAGTCTGTGCCCACGAGGAGCTCCTGCGAG CTGACCTATGTCGTGACAAGTTCTCCAAATGTGGCGTGATGGCCAGCAGCGGCCTATGCCAGTCCGTGGCCATTGCCTGTGCTAGGAGCTGCGGGGGCTGCTAG
- the MFAP2 gene encoding microfibrillar-associated protein 2 isoform X1 translates to MRAAYLFLVFLPAGLLAQGQYDLDPLPPFPDHVQYTHYSDQIDNPDYYDYQEVTPRPPEEQFQFQSQQQVQQEVIPAPTLEPGNVETEPTEPGPLDCREEQYPCTRLYSIHKPCKQCLNEVCFYSLRRVYVVNKEICVRTVCAHEELLRADLCRDKFSKCGVMASSGLCQSVAIACARSCGGC, encoded by the exons ATGAGAGCTGCCTACCTCTTCCTGGTATTTCTGCCTG CAGGCCTGCTGGCTCAGGGCCAGTATGACCTGGACCCGCTGCCTCCATTCCCAGACCATGTCCAGTACACCCACTATAGCGACCAGATTG aCAACCCTGACTACTATGATTATCAAG AGGTGACTCCTCGGCCCCCCGAGGAGCAGTTCCAGTTCCAGTCCCAGCAGCAAGTACAGCAGGAAGTAATCCCAGCCCCCACCTTAG AACCAGGAAATGTAGAGACGGAGCCCACGGAGCCTGGGCCTCTGG ACTGCCGCGAGGAGCAGTACCCGTGTACCCGCCTCTACTCCATACATAAGCCTTGCAAACAGTGTCTCAACGAGGTCTGCTTCTACAG CCTCCGCCGCGTGTATGTGGTCAACAAGGAGATCTGTGTCCGCACAGTCTGTGCCCACGAGGAGCTCCTGCGAG CTGACCTATGTCGTGACAAGTTCTCCAAATGTGGCGTGATGGCCAGCAGCGGCCTATGCCAGTCCGTGGCCATTGCCTGTGCTAGGAGCTGCGGGGGCTGCTAG
- the ATP13A2 gene encoding LOW QUALITY PROTEIN: cation-transporting ATPase 13A2 (The sequence of the model RefSeq protein was modified relative to this genomic sequence to represent the inferred CDS: deleted 1 base in 1 codon), whose product MSAERPGARGWRRAEPSPPRLPTAPGEEAPCAVQTGNPLAAVTRRGEISPSYWTPSRSDGCPDSSPLVGSTPTGYGTLTIETSIDPLSSSVSSVRLSGYCGSPWRVIGYHVVVWMMAGIPLLLFRWKPVWGVRLRLQPCNLACAETLVIEIRDKEDSSWQLYTVQVQTEAISEGSLQLPPQAQAEDGRSQVAVGAVLEDTWKDTTQLHRNEEAQRTLRYYLFQGQRYVWIETHQAFCQVSLLDNGRTCDDIHHSCTGLSLQDQTVKKTIYGPNVINVPVKSYPQLLVDEALNPYYGFQAFSIGLWLADHYYWYAVCIFCISAFSICLSIYRTRKQSETLRDMVKLSVQVCVCRPGGVEEWVDSSELVPGDCLVLPQEGGLMPCDAALVAGECMVNESSLTGESIPVLKTALPEGPVPYVPETHRRHTLFCGTLILQTRAFVGSRVLAVVTQTGFCTAKGGLMSSILHPRPIHFKFHTQSMKFVAALSVLALLGTVYSIFILYRNEVPVKEIVIRALDLVTVVVPPALPAAMTVCTLYAQSRLRSQGIYCIHPLRINLGGKLQLVCFDKTGTLTEDGLNVKGVVPLEGQKFLSLVSEPRCLPMGPLLRALATCHTLSWLQNTLVGDPMDLKMVESTGWVLEEGPAEHSTFGTHVLAVMKPPLQEPQLQGSEEPLVPVSILSRFPFSSALQRMSVVVAWPGATQPEVYVKGSPELVAGLSDPETVPTNFAQTLQSYTAAGYRVVALARKPLPIAPSLEAAQQLTRDAVEWKLSFLGLLVMQNLLKPQTTRVIQTLRGNCIRTVMVTGDNLQTAVTVAQACGMVDPQERLVIIHATPPEQGQPASLQLLPVESSTAMNGAQDPDQAASYTMDPDPRSSHLALSGSTFGVLLKHFPKLLPKVLVQGTVFARMSPEQKTELVCELQKLQYCVGMCGDGANDCGALKAADVGISLSQAEASVVSPFTSSVANIECVPMIIREGRCSLDTSFSVFKYMALYSLTQFISVLILYTVNTNLGDMQFLVIDLVITTTVAVLMSHTGPALELGRARPPGALLSVPVLSSLLLQVVLVAGMQLGGYFSTVTQPWFVPLNRTVPAPDNLPNYENTVVFFVSSFQYLILATAMSKGAPFRRPLYTNVPFLVALLFLGSVLVGLLLDPGPLQGLLQLKNMTDTCFKLLLLGLVALNLVGAFMLESVLDQFLPGCLKWLRPKRASKKRFKQLEQELAEQPWPPPTEPVR is encoded by the exons ACAGCAGCCCCCTCGTGGGCAGCACGCCCACCGGTTATGGGACCCTGACGATAGAGACATCTATAGATCCCCTCAGCTCCTCAGTTTCATCCGTG AGGCTCAGCGGCTACTGTGGCAGTCCGTGGAGAGTCATAGGCTATCACGTCGTGGTCTGGATGATGGCAGGGATCCCTTTGCTGCTATTCCGATGGAAGCCCGTGTGGGGGGTGCGGCTGCGGCTCCAGCCGTGCAACCTGGCCTGCGCCGAAACACTCGTTATCGAAATAAGAGACAAAGAG GATAGTTCATGGCAGCTCTATACTGTCCAGGTGCAGACTGAGGCCATCAGCGAAGGCAG cctgcagctgcCCCCACAGGCCCAGGCGGAGGACGGCCGGAGCCAGGTGGCTGTGGGGGCAGTACTGGAGGATACTTGGAAGGACACCACCCAGCTCCACAGGAACGAGGAGGCG cAGCGGACACTGCGGTACTACCTCTTCCAGGGTCAGCGCTATGTCTGGATCGAGACCCATCAGGCCTTCTGCCAAGTCAG CCTGCTGGACAATGGCCGCACCTGTGACGACATCCACCACTCCTGCACTGGCCTCAGCCTCCAGGACCAAACCGTGAA GAAGACCATCTACGGCCCCAATGTGATCAATGTACCGGTCAAGTCCTATCCCCAGCTGCTGGTGGATGAG GCACTGAACCCCTACTATGGGTTCCAGGCCTTCAGCATCGGGCTGTGGCTGGCCGACCACTACTACTGGTACGCCGTGTGCATCTTCTGCATCTCCGCCTTCTCCATCTGCCTGTCGATCTACAGGACCAGAAAG CAAAGCGAGACCCTGAGGGACATGGTCAAGCTGTCTGTACAGGTGTGCGTGTGCCGACCTGGGGGAG TGGAGGAATGGGTGGACTCCAGTGAGCTGGTGCCAGGAGACTGCCTGGTGCTGCCCCAGGAGGGCGGGCTGATGCCCTGCGATGCTGCCTTGGTGGCTGGCGAGTGCATGGTCAACGAGAGCTCTCTGACAG GGGAGAGCATTCCAGTGCTGAAGACAGCCCTGCCAGAGGGACCGGTGCCCTACGTCCCAGAGACCCACCGGCGGCACACGCTCTTCTGCGGGACCCTCATCTTGCAGACCCGGGCCTTTGTAGGATCCCGTGTCCTGGCGGTGGTGACCCAGACAG GGTTCTGCACGGCCAAAGGGGGCCTGATGAGCTCCATCCTGCATCCCCGGCCCATCCACTTCAAGTTCCACACACAGAGCATGAAGTTTGTGGCGGCCCTCTCTGTCCTGG CTCTCCTTGGCACCGTCTACAGCATCTTCATCCTCTACCGCAACGAG GTGCCTGTGAAGGAGATTGTGATCCGGGCTCTGGACCTGGTGACAGTGGTGGTGCCGCCAGCCCTGCCGGCTGCCATGACCGTGTGCACGCTCTATGCCCAGAGCCGCCTGCGGAGCCAGGGCATCTACTGCATCCATCCACTGCGCATCAACCTGGGTGGCAAGCTCCAGCTGGTGTGTTTTGACaag ACAGGCACCCTCACTGAGGATGGCTTGAACGTGAAGGGTGTGGTGCCCCTGGAGGGACAGAAGTTCCTGTCGCTCGTCTCAGAGCCCCGCTGCCTGCCCATGGGGCCCCTGCTCCGGGCACTGGCCACTTGCCACACTCTCAGCTGGCTCCAGAACACCTTAGTGGGCGACCCCATGGACCTCAAGATGGTGGAATCTACTGGCTGG GTCCTGGAGGAGGGACCAGCTGAACACTCGACATTTGGGACCCACGTTTTGGCTGTGATGAAGCCCCCGCTTCAGGAGCCCCAACTGCAGGGCTCG GAGGAGCCTCTGGTGCCAGTCAGCATCCTCAGCCGCTTCCCGTTCTCGTCGGCCCTGCAGCGCATGAGTGTGGTGGTGGCGTGGCCA GGGGCCACTCAGCCTGAGGTTTATGTCAAGGGTTCCCCTGAGCTGGTGGCAGGCCTCAGTGACCCCGAGACAG TGCCCACCAACTTTGCCCAGACACTACAGAGCTACACAGCCGCTGGCTACCGCGTCGTGGCCCTTGCCAGGAAGCCACTGCCCATTGCACCCAGCCTGGAGGCAGCTCAGCAACTGACGAG AGACGCTGTGGAGTGGAAGCTGAGTTTCCTGGGGCTACTGGTCATGCAGAATCTGCTAAAGCCACAGACAACACGCGTCATACAGACTCTGCGGGGGAACTGCATCCGCACCGTCATGGTGACAG GGGACAACCTGCAGACGGCAGTCACTGTGGCCCAGGCCTGTGGCATGGTGGACCCCCAGGAGCGTCTGGTCATCATCCACGCCACCCCTCCTGAGCAGggccagcctgcctccctccagctcctgccagtGGAGTCCTCCACAGCCATGAACGGGGCCCAG GATCCTGACCAGGCTGCAAGCTACACCATGGATCCAGACCCCCGATCCAGTCACCTGGCCCTCAGCGGGTCCACCTTTGGTGTCCTTCTGAAGCACTTCCCCAAGCTGCTGCCCAAG GTCCTGGTCCAGGGCACCGTCTTTGCCCGCATGTCTCCTGAGCAGAAGACAGAGCTGGTGTGTGAGCTGCAGAAGCTGCA GTACTGTGTGGGCATGTGCGGGGACGGCGCCAATGACTGCGGGGCCCTGAAGGCAGCTGACGTGGGCATCTCGCTCTCCCAGGCGGAGGCCTCAGTGGTCTCGCCCTTCACCTCGAGCGTGGCCAACATTGAGTGTGTGCCCATGATCATCAG GGAAGGTCGCTGTTCCCTGGACACGTCGTTCAGCGTCTTCAAGTACATGGCCCTGTACAGCCTGACCCAGTTCATCTCTGTCCTGATCCTCTACACG GTCAATACCAACCTGGGCGACATGCAGTTCCTGGTCATCGACCTGGTCATCACCACCACAGTGGCAGTGCTCATGAGCCACACGGGGCCGGCGCTGGAGCTGGGGCGGGCGCGGCCGCCGGGGGCCCTGCTGAGCGTGCCCGTGCTCAGCAGCCTGCTGCTGCAGGTGGTCCTGGTGGCCGGCATGCAGCTGGGGGGCTACTTCTCGACTGTGACCCAGCCCTG GTTTGTGCCTCTGAACAGGACGGTTCCTGCACCAGACAACCTGCCCAACTACGAGAACACGGTGGTCTTCTTTGTGTCCAGCTTCCAGTACCTCATCTTGGCCACGGCCATGTCCAAGGGGGCGCCCTTCCGCAGGCCACTCTACACCAATG TGCCCTTCCTGGTGGCCCTGTTGTTCTTGGGCTCCGTCCTGGTGGGCCTCCTCCTGGACCCCGGCCCCCTGCAGGGGCTGCTGCAGCTGAAGAACATGACTGACACCTGCTtcaagctgctgctgctgggcctgGTTGCCCTCAACCTTGTGGGAGCCTTCATGCTGGAG AGTGTGCTGGACCAGTTCCTCCCAGGCTGCCTGAAGTGGCTCCGGCCCAAACGGGCCTCCAAGAAGCGTTTCAAgcagctggagcaggagctggCTGAGCAGCCCTGGCCGCCGCCCACTGAGCCCGTGAGGTAG
- the MFAP2 gene encoding microfibrillar-associated protein 2 isoform X2, which translates to MRAAYLFLVFLPGLLAQGQYDLDPLPPFPDHVQYTHYSDQIDNPDYYDYQEVTPRPPEEQFQFQSQQQVQQEVIPAPTLEPGNVETEPTEPGPLDCREEQYPCTRLYSIHKPCKQCLNEVCFYSLRRVYVVNKEICVRTVCAHEELLRADLCRDKFSKCGVMASSGLCQSVAIACARSCGGC; encoded by the exons ATGAGAGCTGCCTACCTCTTCCTGGTATTTCTGCCTG GCCTGCTGGCTCAGGGCCAGTATGACCTGGACCCGCTGCCTCCATTCCCAGACCATGTCCAGTACACCCACTATAGCGACCAGATTG aCAACCCTGACTACTATGATTATCAAG AGGTGACTCCTCGGCCCCCCGAGGAGCAGTTCCAGTTCCAGTCCCAGCAGCAAGTACAGCAGGAAGTAATCCCAGCCCCCACCTTAG AACCAGGAAATGTAGAGACGGAGCCCACGGAGCCTGGGCCTCTGG ACTGCCGCGAGGAGCAGTACCCGTGTACCCGCCTCTACTCCATACATAAGCCTTGCAAACAGTGTCTCAACGAGGTCTGCTTCTACAG CCTCCGCCGCGTGTATGTGGTCAACAAGGAGATCTGTGTCCGCACAGTCTGTGCCCACGAGGAGCTCCTGCGAG CTGACCTATGTCGTGACAAGTTCTCCAAATGTGGCGTGATGGCCAGCAGCGGCCTATGCCAGTCCGTGGCCATTGCCTGTGCTAGGAGCTGCGGGGGCTGCTAG